From a single Brassica rapa cultivar Chiifu-401-42 chromosome A01, CAAS_Brap_v3.01, whole genome shotgun sequence genomic region:
- the LOC103859500 gene encoding abnormal spindle-like microcephaly-associated protein homolog isoform X1 encodes MNEENEPTCATPATRPRNPPSSHFTDISNFKTPRRPSVIKSNLGNTPQFFTASKQTPKSMSSTFRRPSLLPTHASRSKVAASSRRLRAFELQQSQSSRKAELNKEKSLRSLAKSLTVWLNFLFENPESCGCDPLENGSAVGSVGNAKRDSCEALRSGKSVGVDTMWRSPKKSRTLGWCGEKGSSLSGSKYSTLRESLKEVCSLDDLKQRMQFHLSLGSCKEIFDVMTRVTKNIDEGRIKMKPQCLLVTDFGLKEKAVKALMCYNQVWLRLGLYIIFGGDSFLCDSEVNSDQETAFLKMVINKQFFSHDGLARAFAYNKMVEGLYRPGYYEALGTVILKRILLLVLILDRAKSQSCISLKYGIDGIDGGSPLLFSEKSSLKSSHQLLSELLPSDVMHGEGNLLAHLVIIGYKIPYQQSPIAEYEFRVRDLFGDLQDGVRLCRAIQLLLHDPSILTKMVVPSDNRKKKLANCRVALQYLKDAGVSLKDDEGMMITIEDVADGDRELSISLLWNIFVHLQLPLLINGKLLTEEIYKVQGLEQNNQIIMATPLEMLLNWIQSITKKNDFKVENFASLVDGKGIWFLLDYYFRREVCCPCLHEEDPGGQQGPRSVMSNTDYHDAVQNFILSQKLTALLGSFPEVLQIGDLLEHNAVVSNQSVIILLAFLSSKLIVKENMEKLNFHKLLCSSCQDQEKRYSRISCSISEAVRNEEPDRENGEDATKTFQAIKAWWQEMAYQNSVGEVSSRTPQGSLSRKITMDFERGDSKAAVVIQSNFRGLHARRKFRKKLKEVCFLQAAIRTWLSVKHIKVLEIFTVEEVTLQLSERSANLKSVARYVKYIVERSRFLKLRKSVLVIQKAVRRHQRNLHHELKAALKIQQAWRSYKDKVISSITIQSYVRGWITRRMYINYKLCSVLIQRAVRKHQWNLHHEMKAQVISSITIQSYVRGWNTRRMNRKYKLSSVLIQRYCRGWLARRKFYLQRKATICIQSAIRKFNCIMSFHGYKHAATELQRLVRGQIVRSRLQGASYLNSKLDEGVSRLPQHSVEMTTQLHSVIKLQRWWRFLHSQNVRRKSAVLIQRHIRGVFARQRTSMERRYIVMIQSHWRGYLTRKAAKAQVLDLRVRMQTSAANIDDKKRLINKLLSALSELLSMKKVHNILHICETLDSATKYSDKCCEELVAAGAIDKLLTLIRSASRSIPDQEVSKHALSTLRHLARYPQMADELIDTKGSIQTIFWELLRNKEEAYFIASDVLKKICKSQKGVEAVRKLPALVKRLHALVEELTRKANMEKRNVKGQGGKEKSERRLKEAVELLKLITSR; translated from the exons ATGAATGAAGAAAACGAACCAACGTGCGCTACACCAGCGACGCGGCCGCGTAATCCTCCGTCATCACACTTCACCGACATATCCAATTTCAAAACTCCGCGGCGTCCTTCCGTTATCAAATCAAATCTCGGCAACACTCCTCAATTCTTCACCGCATCTAAACAAACTCCCAAATCTATGTCCTCCACCTTCCGCCGTCCCTCACTCCTTCCTACTCACGCGTCTCGCTCCAAGGTCGCAGCTTCCTCGAGGCGGCTTAGGGCATTCGAGCTTCAGCAATCGCAGTCTTCTCGCAAGGCTGAGTTGAATAAAGAGAAGAGCCTTAGATCTCTCGCTAAGTCACTCACCGTGTGGCTCAATTTCTTGTTCGAAAACCCTGAAAGTTGCGGTTGCGATCCGTTAGAGAATGGCTCTGCTGTTGGTAGCGTCGGAAATGCGAAGAGAGATAGTTGCGAGGCTTTGCGAAGCGGTAAATCAGTGGGAGTGGATACGATGTGGCGTAGCCCCAAAAAGTCGAGGACTTTAGGTTGGTGTGGTGAGAAAGGATCATCCTTGAGTGGCTCCAAGTATTCAACGCTGAGGGAGTCTTTGAAAGAAGTTTGTAGCTTAGATGATTTGAAGCAGAGGATGCAGTTTCACTTGAGTTTGGGAAGTTGCAAGGAGATTTTCGATGTGATGACCCGTGTTACCAAG AATATCGATGAAGGGAGGATAAAGATGAAACCACAATGCCTTCTTGTAACTGATTTTGGACTGAAGGAGAAGGCCGTCAAGGCACTGATGTGTTACAACCAAGTTTGGCTTCGTCTAGGGTTGTATATCATCTTTGGCGGTGATTCCTTTTTGTGTGACAGCGAAGTTAACTCAGATCAAGAAACGGCATTCTTGAAGATGGTAATCAACAAGCAGTTTTTCTCCCATGACGGCCTTGCTAGAGCCTTTGCCTATAACAAGATGGTTGAGGGTTTATACAGACCAGGGTACTATGAAGCCCTTGGAACCGTGATTTTGAAGAGGATTCTGTTGCTTGTCCTTATATTAGATAGAGCTAAATCTCAAAGCTGTATTTCACTCAAGTATGGGATTGATGGGATAGATGGTGGCTCTCCCCTCTTGTTTTCAGAGAAATCTAGCTTAAAGTCTAGCCATCAACTTCTAAGTG AACTCCTGCCCTCTGATGTAATGCATGGAGAAGGGAATCTCCTAGCGCATCTAGTGATTATAGGGTACAAAATACCTTATCAGCAG TCTCCTATAGCTGAATATGAATTTAGAGTGAGAGACTTGTTTGGTGACCTCCAAGATGGCGTGCGGCTCTGCAGAGCCATTCAACTACTTCTTCATGATCCATCCATTCTCACG AAAATGGTAGTTCCATCCGACAATCGAAAGAAGAAGTTGGCCAACTGTAGAGTTGCACTTCAGTATCTGAAGGATGCTGGTGTTTCATTGAAAGATGACGAAGGAATGATGATAACTATAGAAGATGTTGCAGATGGTGACAGAGAGCTCTCTATTTCACTGCTATGGAACATTTTTGTACATTTGCAG CTACCTCTTCTGATCAATGGGAAACTCTTGACAGAGGAAATCTACAAAGTCCAGGGGCTGGAACAG AATAATCAAATTATCATGGCTACTCCTCTGGAAATGCTCTTGAACTGGATCCAG TCAATTACGAAGAAGAATGACTTCAAGGTAGAAAACTTTGCATCATTGGTTGATGGAAAGGGAATATGGTTCTTGCTTGACTACTATTTTCGGCGAGAAGTTTGCTGTCCTTGTCTTCACGAAGAG GATCCTGGTGGTCAACAAGGCCCTCGATCAGTAATGTCCAATACCGATTATCATGATGCAGTTCAGAACTTCATTCTGTCGCAAAAGTTGACAGCACTTTTGGGAAGTTTTCCTGAG GTTCTACAGATTGGGGACCTACTGGAACATAATGCAGTTGTTAGCAATCAAAGTGTGATTATACTGTTGGCTTTCTTATCATCAAAGCTGATCGTCAAGGAGAATATG GAGAAACTGAACTTTCATAAGTTGCTGTGCTCTAGCTGTCAAGATCAAGAGAAGAGATATTCGCGCATCAGTTGCAGCATCTCTGAAGCAGTTAGAAATGAGGAACCGGACAGAGAAAACGGAGAAG ATGCTACTAAAACTTTCCAGGCAATCAAAGCCTGGTGGCAGGAAATGGCCTACCAAAATTCTGTTGGAGAAGTTAGTAGCCGTACCCCGCAGGGTTCCTTGTCTAGGAAAATCACTATGGATTTCGAACGAGGTGATTCAA AAGCAGCAGTAGTCATACAATCGAATTTCAGGGGACTTCATGCACGCCGCAAGTTTAGGAAGAAATTGAAAGAAGTCTGCTTCTTACAAGCTGCTATTCGGACATGGTTGTCAGTGAAACATATAAAAGTTCTTGAAATATTCACTGTTGAGGAAGTTACTTTACAGTTATCAG AAAGATCGGCCAACTTAAAATCTGTAGCGAGATATGTCAAGTACATTGTTGAACGGAGTCGCTTCCTCAAGTTGAGGAAATCTGTTTTGGTCATTCAGAAAGCTGTAAGGCGGCATCAGCGAAACCTTCATCATGAGCTGAAAGCAGCACTCAAAATTCAGCAAGCTTGGAGGAGTTATAAAGACAAAGTTATCTCTTCTATCACTATCCAATCTTATGTTCGTGGATGGATCACACGGAGAATGTATATCAATTACAAATTGTGTTCCGTACTCATTCAA AGAGCTGTAAGGAAGCATCAGTGGAACCTTCATCATGAGATGAAAGCACAAGTTATCTCCTCTATCACCATCCAATCTTATGTTCGTGGATGGAACACACGTAGAATGAATCGCAAATACAAGTTGTCTTCCGTACTCATTCAA AGATATTGCCGTGGTTGGCTGGCGAGAAGGAAGTTTTATCTTCAGAGAAAAGCAACAATATGCATTCAGAGTGCTATCCGAAAATTTAACTGCATTATGTCGTTTCATGGCTACAAGCATGCAGCCACAGAGCTTCAACGGCTCGTTAGAGGACAAATTGTTCGAAGCAGGCTTCAAG GAGCTTCTTATCTCAATTCAAAACTTGACGAAGGCGTTTCCAGACTTCCACAACACAGCGTTGAGATGACAACACAGCTACATTCCGTCATTAAACTGCAGCGTTGGTGGAGGTTTCTCCATTCACAGAATGTAAGAAGAAAATCAGCAGTCTTGATACAGCGGCATATTCGAGGTGTATTTGCCAGGCAAAGAACTTCAATGGAAAGACGTTACATTGTCATGATTCAA TCACACTGGAGAGGCTACCTCACACGCAAAGCTGCAAAGGCTCAAGTTCTGGATCTGAGAGTAAGAATGCAAACTTCTGCAGCAAACATAGATGACAAGAAACGCTTGATAAACAAGCTTCTCTCTGCGCTTTCGGAACTACTCAGCATGAAAAAGGTCCACAACATTCTTCACATTTGTGAAACTCTGG ATTCGGCGACAAAGTACTCTGACAAATGCTGTGAAGAGCTTGTGGCAGCTGGAGCTATAGACAAGTTGCTAACACTGATCCGGTCTGCAAGCAGAAGCATACCTGATCAAGAAGTTTCAAAACATGCACTTTCAACTTTGAGACACCTGGCTCGTTACCCACAAATGGCAGATGAGTTAATAGACACGAAAGGATCTATCCAGACAATTTTCTGGGAACTACTCAG GAACAAAGAAGAAGCATATTTCATAGCATCAGATGTTCTGAAGAAGATATGCAAAAGCCAAAAAGGCGTAGAAGCAGTTCGAAAGCTTCCTGCTTTGGTTAAGCGATTACACGCCTTAGTTGAGGAGCTAACTCGTAAGGCAAACATGGAGAAGAG GAATGTTAAGGGTCAGGGTGGAAAAGAAAAGAGCGAGAGAAGATTAAAGGAGGCTGTTGAGCTTCTGAAGCTCATAACCAGCAGATGA